The following proteins are encoded in a genomic region of Tachysurus fulvidraco isolate hzauxx_2018 chromosome 22, HZAU_PFXX_2.0, whole genome shotgun sequence:
- the eif4e2 gene encoding eukaryotic translation initiation factor 4E type 2 — protein MNNKFDALKDDDSGDHDQDNSSPKDGEKERNEDEEKDQNTTKRKAVVPGAGEHPLQYNYTFWYSRRTPGRPASTQSYEQNIKQIGSFASVEQFWRFYSHMIRPGDLTGHSDFHLFKEGIKPMWEDDANKSGGKWIIRLRKGLASRCWENLILAMLGEQFMVGEEICGAVVSVRFQEDIISIWNKTASDQATTARIRDTLRRVLNLPPNTIMEYKTHTDSIKAWEDFHGLVNASGGR, from the exons ATGAACAACAAATTTGACGC TCTAAAAGATGATGACAGTGGAGATCACGACCAGGACAACAGCTCACCGAAAGATGGTGAGAAGGAAAggaatgaggatgaggaaaaGGACCAAAACACTACCAAGAGGaag GCTGTGGTTCCTGGGGCAGGGGAACACCCTCTTCAATATAACTACACATTCTGGTATTCTCGGCGAACCCCAGGCAGACCAGCCAGTACACAGAGCTATGAACAGAACATTAAACAGATCGGCAGCTTTGCTTCG GTGGAGCAGTTTTGGAGGTTTTACAGTCACATGATCAGGCCAGGTGACCTGACTGGCCACAGCGACTTCCACCTGTTTAAGGAGGGAATCAAGCCCATGTGGGAG GATGATGCTAATAAGAGTGGAGGGAAGTGGATAATTCGGCTTCGGAAGGGTCTGGCCTCACGCTGCTGGGAGAATCTGATTCTGGCCATGCTGGGTGAGCAGTTCATGGTTGGTGAGGAGATCTGTGGCGCTGTTGTCTCTGTCCGCTTCCAG gAGGATATCATATCTATCTGGAACAAAACAGCAAGTGATCAGGCCACTACTGCTCGTATCAGAGACACACTTCGCAGAGTCCTCAACCTACCACCAAACACCATAATGGAGTACAAAACACATACTGACAGCATCAA GGCTTGGGAGGATTTCCATGGACTGGTGAATGCTAGTGGTGGCCGCTAG
- the capn10 gene encoding calpain-10 isoform X1 translates to MTAEKDGLFEDPSFSADDSALFSDYTTPLSRLTGKVTWLRPEQICKSPLLFPDDYTEAHPKQGILGDCWLLCACTMLLKKRCLLDQVMPPGQCVWGQRGYTGQFRFQFWRNGHWTEVRIDDRLPCINKAPCFSHCHNPMVFWVALLEKAYAKLHGSYEHLWAGQVCEAVVDLSGGVAERWSLTKSVDTPGGRSLFSDLSQEMRKQSYISCCVHETPIGSPEQSQFHALSVMEWKTVKTSAGAEVQLLQIRNPWGRRCWEGAWTEKWGLYFPQYGTFLACLLSLVISSCYIFFPNLQGAGWTLLDPSWSADLLGCTKDGEFWVDEMEFQQKFDEVTVGYPVNEDHHLQSIYTGSFLTYTQQLSGSWVRGHSAGGCRNNSTYSSNPKFWLKVKEGGEVLMSLLQHGPWSSMYNSQKGQSLGNTHQHSFYQAIALHVWKVDKKRFNLMRTLNSTPCASSCTHTYEREVVVHAHLSAGFYLLVPSTFLQGAQGHFLLRVHSTCPTYLSAVKVSVQQESVGGAWEMSSVRGCWTVGSTAGGGRNFPSHGQNPHVPLIVTYDPGGTNVSLTLCQHSPENTLHAIGFHIYKVIGEADCMVISGTVCPVVSCVPHAHSQEVSVQCRLPPADYIILPSTYQPDCGAEYTLTIMRKIPRKAISCQESLGQAIQETSHVSVMGL, encoded by the exons ATGACAGCTGAGAAGGATGGTCTATTTGAGGATCCAAGCTTTTCAGCGGATGACTCCGCCCTCTTCTCGGACTACACCACGCCCCTTTCTCGTCTCACCGGCAAAGTCACTTGGCTCCGCCCAGAG CAAATCTGTAAGAGTCCATTACTCTTCCCTGATGACTATACTGAGGCACACCCAAAGCAAGGCATTCTAGGAGATTGCTGGTTGCTGTGTGCTTGTACCATGCTGCTGAAGAAACGCTGTCTGCTGGATCag GTGATGCCCcctggacagtgtgtgtggggacagAGAGGTTACACTGGTCAGTTCCGGTTCCAGTTTTGGAGGAATGGCCATTGGACAGAAGTTCGGATCGATGATCGTCTGCCCTGCATAAACAAAGCACCCTGTTTCTCTCACTGTCATAACCCCATGGTTTTCTGGGTAGCATTGTTGGAAAAAGCATACGCAAA gctTCATGGCTCATATGAGCATTTGTGGGCTGGACAAGTGTGTGAGGCAGTGGTGGATCTGAGTGGAGGTGTGGCTGAACGCTGGAGTTTAACAAAATCTGTGGACACACCAGGAGGAAGGAGCTTGTTCTCAGACCTCTCACAGGAAATGAGGAAGCAGAGTTATATAAGTTGCTGTGTACACGAAACACCTATAG GTTCCCCTGAGCAGAGTCAGTTCCATGCTTTGAGTGTAATGGAATGGAAAACTGTGAAAACCAGTGCTGGAGCAGAGGTGCAACTGCTGCAGATACGCAACCCATGGGGCAGGAGGTGCTGGGAAGGAGCCTGGACTGAAAAGTGGGGGCTGTATTTTCCACAATATGGGACATTTTTGGCATGTTTGCTGAGTCTTGTAATTTCAAGctgttatatttttttccccaatttgCA AGGAGCAGGGTGGACTTTGCTGGATCCCTCATGGTCTGCAGATCTGTTGGGCTGCACAAAGGATGGGGAATTCTGGGTAGATGAGATGGAATTTCAGCAAAAATTTGACGAAGTTACTGTAGGATACCCAGTCAATGAGGATCATCATCTTCAGAGCATATACACAG gGTCTTTCTTGACTTACACCCAGCAGCTAAGCGGCTCCTGGGTCAGAGGCCACTCAGCAGGGGGTTGCCGTAACAACAGTACCTACAGCAGCAATCCCAAATTCTGGTTAAAGGTTAAGGAAGGAGGAGAGGTACTCATGTCACTCCTGCAGCATGGACCATGGAGCTCAATGTACAATTCCCAGAAAGGGCAATCACTTGGCAACACACATCAGCACTCATTCTATCAGGCCATTGCACTGCATGTTTGGAAG GTGGACAAAAAGCGCTTTAACTTGATGCGGACACTTAACTCGACACCTTGTGCGtcctcatgcacacacacatatgaacgTGAGGTGGTGGTACATGCACACTTAAGTGCTGGGTTCTATCTGCTTGTGCCCAGCACCTTCCTGCAGGGAGCACAGGGGCACTTCCTTCTCCGAGTGCATTCTACCTGCCCCACTTACCTTag TGCAGTAAAGGTGAGTGTGCAGCAGGAGTCTGTAGGTGGAGCATGGGAGATGTCAAGTGTGAGAGGCTGTTGGACAGTTGGCTCTACAGCTGGAGGAGGTCGGAACTTCCCATCACATGGGCAAAATCCTCATGTTCCCCTCATAGTGACTTATGACCCTGGGGGGACAAATGTTAGTCTCACGCTGTGCCAACATAGCCCAGAGAACACACTTCATGCCATTGGCTTTCATATTTATAAG gttATCGGTGAAGCAGACTGCATGGTGATCTCGGGTACAGTGTGCCCTGTGGTGAGTTGTGTTCCACACGCTCACTCTCAGGAAGTCAGTGTCCAGTGTAGGCTGCCCCCTGCTGACTACATCATTCTGCCCTCCACTTACCAGCCAGACTGTGGTGCAGAATACACACTCACCATCATGCGGAAAATACCAAG gaAAGCAATAAGCTGTCAAGAATCTTTGGGACAAGCAATTCAAGAG acaTCTCATGTCTCTGTTATGGGGCTGTAG
- the capn10 gene encoding calpain-10 isoform X2, whose amino-acid sequence MTAEKDGLFEDPSFSADDSALFSDYTTPLSRLTGKVTWLRPEQICKSPLLFPDDYTEAHPKQGILGDCWLLCACTMLLKKRCLLDQVMPPGQCVWGQRGYTGQFRFQFWRNGHWTEVRIDDRLPCINKAPCFSHCHNPMVFWVALLEKAYAKLHGSYEHLWAGQVCEAVVDLSGGVAERWSLTKSVDTPGGRSLFSDLSQEMRKQSYISCCVHETPIGSPEQSQFHALSVMEWKTVKTSAGAEVQLLQIRNPWGRRCWEGAWTEKGAGWTLLDPSWSADLLGCTKDGEFWVDEMEFQQKFDEVTVGYPVNEDHHLQSIYTGSFLTYTQQLSGSWVRGHSAGGCRNNSTYSSNPKFWLKVKEGGEVLMSLLQHGPWSSMYNSQKGQSLGNTHQHSFYQAIALHVWKVDKKRFNLMRTLNSTPCASSCTHTYEREVVVHAHLSAGFYLLVPSTFLQGAQGHFLLRVHSTCPTYLSAVKVSVQQESVGGAWEMSSVRGCWTVGSTAGGGRNFPSHGQNPHVPLIVTYDPGGTNVSLTLCQHSPENTLHAIGFHIYKVIGEADCMVISGTVCPVVSCVPHAHSQEVSVQCRLPPADYIILPSTYQPDCGAEYTLTIMRKIPRKAISCQESLGQAIQETSHVSVMGL is encoded by the exons ATGACAGCTGAGAAGGATGGTCTATTTGAGGATCCAAGCTTTTCAGCGGATGACTCCGCCCTCTTCTCGGACTACACCACGCCCCTTTCTCGTCTCACCGGCAAAGTCACTTGGCTCCGCCCAGAG CAAATCTGTAAGAGTCCATTACTCTTCCCTGATGACTATACTGAGGCACACCCAAAGCAAGGCATTCTAGGAGATTGCTGGTTGCTGTGTGCTTGTACCATGCTGCTGAAGAAACGCTGTCTGCTGGATCag GTGATGCCCcctggacagtgtgtgtggggacagAGAGGTTACACTGGTCAGTTCCGGTTCCAGTTTTGGAGGAATGGCCATTGGACAGAAGTTCGGATCGATGATCGTCTGCCCTGCATAAACAAAGCACCCTGTTTCTCTCACTGTCATAACCCCATGGTTTTCTGGGTAGCATTGTTGGAAAAAGCATACGCAAA gctTCATGGCTCATATGAGCATTTGTGGGCTGGACAAGTGTGTGAGGCAGTGGTGGATCTGAGTGGAGGTGTGGCTGAACGCTGGAGTTTAACAAAATCTGTGGACACACCAGGAGGAAGGAGCTTGTTCTCAGACCTCTCACAGGAAATGAGGAAGCAGAGTTATATAAGTTGCTGTGTACACGAAACACCTATAG GTTCCCCTGAGCAGAGTCAGTTCCATGCTTTGAGTGTAATGGAATGGAAAACTGTGAAAACCAGTGCTGGAGCAGAGGTGCAACTGCTGCAGATACGCAACCCATGGGGCAGGAGGTGCTGGGAAGGAGCCTGGACTGAAAA AGGAGCAGGGTGGACTTTGCTGGATCCCTCATGGTCTGCAGATCTGTTGGGCTGCACAAAGGATGGGGAATTCTGGGTAGATGAGATGGAATTTCAGCAAAAATTTGACGAAGTTACTGTAGGATACCCAGTCAATGAGGATCATCATCTTCAGAGCATATACACAG gGTCTTTCTTGACTTACACCCAGCAGCTAAGCGGCTCCTGGGTCAGAGGCCACTCAGCAGGGGGTTGCCGTAACAACAGTACCTACAGCAGCAATCCCAAATTCTGGTTAAAGGTTAAGGAAGGAGGAGAGGTACTCATGTCACTCCTGCAGCATGGACCATGGAGCTCAATGTACAATTCCCAGAAAGGGCAATCACTTGGCAACACACATCAGCACTCATTCTATCAGGCCATTGCACTGCATGTTTGGAAG GTGGACAAAAAGCGCTTTAACTTGATGCGGACACTTAACTCGACACCTTGTGCGtcctcatgcacacacacatatgaacgTGAGGTGGTGGTACATGCACACTTAAGTGCTGGGTTCTATCTGCTTGTGCCCAGCACCTTCCTGCAGGGAGCACAGGGGCACTTCCTTCTCCGAGTGCATTCTACCTGCCCCACTTACCTTag TGCAGTAAAGGTGAGTGTGCAGCAGGAGTCTGTAGGTGGAGCATGGGAGATGTCAAGTGTGAGAGGCTGTTGGACAGTTGGCTCTACAGCTGGAGGAGGTCGGAACTTCCCATCACATGGGCAAAATCCTCATGTTCCCCTCATAGTGACTTATGACCCTGGGGGGACAAATGTTAGTCTCACGCTGTGCCAACATAGCCCAGAGAACACACTTCATGCCATTGGCTTTCATATTTATAAG gttATCGGTGAAGCAGACTGCATGGTGATCTCGGGTACAGTGTGCCCTGTGGTGAGTTGTGTTCCACACGCTCACTCTCAGGAAGTCAGTGTCCAGTGTAGGCTGCCCCCTGCTGACTACATCATTCTGCCCTCCACTTACCAGCCAGACTGTGGTGCAGAATACACACTCACCATCATGCGGAAAATACCAAG gaAAGCAATAAGCTGTCAAGAATCTTTGGGACAAGCAATTCAAGAG acaTCTCATGTCTCTGTTATGGGGCTGTAG